CACGATCTTCGGCGCGTCGGCCGTGTGGATCGGGGTGTCGCGCAGCCGGACCTCACCCTTGGTGATCTCGCCGTCGTGGATGTCGAGCAGGCCCGAGAGGGCGCGCAGCAGTGTCGTCTTGCCGGCGCCGTTGGCTCCCAGGAGGGCCACGATCTGGCCTTCCGGAACCGACAGGCTCACGCCGCGCAGGACCAGGATGACGTCGTTGTAGACGACTTCCAGGTTCTTGACCGTCAGCAAACCTTCACTCCCTCTGAATTGTTGGCAGCCCCCTCGAACTGAAGGTGACGCAATCCTCACATACGTTGTGAGTCAAGTCACTATATATCTACACTCGGTGTGTCGAAAGTTAGGCGGGGCATCCTCTCCGCGACGATGGAGCGGTGGGATCAATGGAATACCGGCAGACCGACGGTCGGATGCAGCGCAGCGAGCGCACGCGGGCCCTGATCGTCCAGGCGCACGCCGACCTCCTGCGCGAGGGCGTCCTCAAGCCGACCGCAGCACTCATCTCCGAGCGAGCGGGCGTGTCGCGCCGCACGCTGTGGTCGAACTTCCGCGACATGGAGAACCTGCTCGGCGCCACGGTCGACTACTGGTTCCACATCGACGACCAGCTGCGCACCGTGATCGACCCGACCGCGCCGCTGGACGAGCGGATCAGCCGGTTCTGCGCCGAGCGCGAGCGGCGCCTCGTCAACATCGCCCCCGCCGCGCGCGCCGCCGTGCTGGGCGAGCCGGTCTCCCCGGCGCTCCAGGCGAGCCGCCGCGGTCACATCGGGCGGGTGCGCTCCGATGTCGAGAACGCGTTCGCCACCGAGCTCGCGAAGGCCGAGGACGCCACGCAGCTGGTGGACGCGATCACGGTCGCCACCAGCTGGAACGCATGGTCACTGATGTTCGACGACCACGGCTACCCCGCCGCCCATTGCCGTCAGGTGATGGAGCGCGCCGTGCGCGCCTTGCTCGCTGAGGTCTGAGCCTCAGCCGCGGGCGCCGAGCGCGGCGGCGCCGATGATCCCGGCGTTGTTGCGGTGCTCCGCCGGCACGATCGGGGTGCGCAGGTTCAGCAGGGGCAGGAACTTCTCGCTGTTCTTGCTGACGCCGCCACCCACGACGAAGAGGTCGGGCGACAGGATCCGCTCGAGGTGACTGAAGTACACCTGCAGGCGGTCGGCCCAGTCCTCCCACGTGAGGTCCTCGCGCTCGCGGGCGCTCGTGGCGCACCACTTCTCGGCGTTGGGGTGCCCCGCCACCTCGAGGTGGCCGAACTCGGTGTTGGGCACCAGGGTGCCGGCGTTGATGAGGGCGGAGCCGATCCCGGTGCCGAGGGTGATGACGCAGACCAGGCCGTCCTCCTCGCGGGCGGCGCCGTGGTCGTTCTCGGCCACGCCGGCGGCGTCGGCGTCGTTGACCACGTGGACGCGGCGGCCGAGCACCTCGGTGAACAGGGCGTCGACGTCCGTGTCGATCCAGGTGGGGTCGATGTTCGCCGCCGAACGGGCCACGCCGCGCTGCACGACCGCGGGGATGGCCACGCCGATCTGCGGCACGTCGGCCGCGGCGGGGAAGTGGTCCACGATCTGAGCCGCGACCTCGGCCACGGCGCGGGGGGTGGAGGGCTTGGGTGTGGGGATGCGGAACCGCTCACCCACGAGGCTGCCCGAGTCGAGGTCGACCGGGGCTCCCTTCGTTCCCGTGCCGCCGATGTCGATGCCGAAGCCCAGAGCCATGCCCAGAACCCTAGCGTCGTGACGCGCCGACGCAGCACTCTCGGGGCGGCGATCCACCCACGAGCCCGGCGCCGGTCTCAGTCGTCGAAGTAGTAGTTCTTCTTCCCCAGGACCACGCCCGACGTCGCGGACGGACGGTTCAGCGCGTTGTGGAGCAGGCCGATCCGCGCCCGCTCGACCTTGCGATTGGCGAAGCGCAGCTCGACGCGGCCCTTGCTGATGATCCGGTACGTGCCGCGCTGGTCGGGCGGGAACGAGGCCCAGTTCGAGCCCAGGCCGGGCCACGAACCGATCGAGACGCTGCTGCGGACGAAGCGGCCGGCACGATCGAACGTCAGGTTCGTCGTGGTGGAGGTGCACGAGATCAGGCAGTTCCCGCTCCAGTCGCGGTTCGTCAGACTCGTGCCGAGGCGCGCGCCCTTGCGGGGGAAGGTGGCCGGCTCGTAGAAGCGCCTCTCGTCCTTCCTGTTGGCCCGGTACGTGAAGCCGTACGTGGTGACCTTGAACTTCACGCCGCCGATGCGGGCGATCCCCCGCTTGCGGTCGTACGAGTACTTCTTGCAGGTCTTGGTCGTCCTGCGGCACTTCGGCACGACGCCGTTCCGCGCCTCGCCGACGTGGGCCCACTTCTTGTTGAGGAACCAGACGACCTGGGTGTCCCAGCCGGAGCTGTCGGAGGGCGACGTGGTCGCGAATCCCCAGAAGTAGCGGCCGCTGAGGCTCGCGTACTTCCGCGGCTTCGGGGCGACACCGACCTTGTACGTCCTGGTCGCACGCGCGCCGTTCGCTGTGGTCGTGAAGCGGACGTTGCGCGTCTTGGCGCCCTTGGCGACCCGCACCTTGAAAGTGACGCCGTACTTCGTCGAGCGAGCGTTGATCGTGCCCAGGCTGCGGCTGCGCGGAGAGATCTTCAGGCCGCTTCCGCTGGCGGAGATGCGCGTGTTCCCCGCGGCGGCACGACCGCTGTTCGTGACCTCGAGTCGCACCCGCACCCACTTGCCCTTCTGGGCGGCCTTGATCGGCTCGCCACCGGCGATCGAGAGCTTCGGCGTCCAGCGGGTGACCAGACTCTCTGCGTAGAAGGCCTGCCGGACGGTGGTCCCCGCGTTGTCGGTGACGTAGACGTAAGCGCAGTCGTAGGCGGCCCTGCGGAAGGTCGAGCTCGCCTGCGAGGTCAGGGTCAGGACGGCGCCCGATCGCGATCGGCTCACGCCGAAGCTGGCGCCGCCCTCGAGGAACTGTCCCGCCGTCTCCGCGCTGTTGGCAGCCCCGCCGATGGCTGCCCGGCGCACACACGTCGATCCGCTGAACTCCCCGAAGTAGACCAGCACCACCGGGTCGGCCGTGGTGTGGCGGAGTGTCACGGTCGCCCTCAGGCGTTGCGCGGCAAGGTCCTGGACCACGTCGGTGCGCACCACGGTGCCGTCGTTCACCGAGAGCGGGTCGGCGATCCGCGCGGAGCGATTGACGGCCCCGTTGGCGTGGTCGGTGCTCGACGATGCAGGAGACCGGGCAGCCTTGCTCGCGGCGTCCGGGGCTGCCGCGCCGGTCCGCGGAGCGTTGGTGACGTCGATCGGGTCCGTGGGCTCGGCGGCGGCCCCGGCGGCCGTGGTGGAGAGCAGGCTGAGGCCGAGCCCGGCGGCAGCCACCACCGCGGCGGATCGACTGGACAGGCCATGACGGCGCGTGAACATGGAGAGGCTCCCCGAGATCGCGGACAATGGCGGTCATCCTCCCGGTCCCCGCTCGTGACTGTCAACGAACGGCCGTACCCTGAGCGCATGGCTGGAGGACTTGTCGCCCTGCTCGACGACGTGGCAGCGCTCGCCCGACTCGCGGCGGCGTCCGTCGACGACGTCGCGGCCGCGGCCGGCAAGGCGAGCGCGAAGGCGGCCGGCGTGGTCGTCGACGATGCCGCCGTCACCCCGCGCTACGTGCACGGTGTCGACCCGAAGCGCGAGCTGAGCATCATCTGGCGGATCGCCAAGGGCTCGCTGCGCAACAAGATGCTGTTCATCCTGCCCGGACTGCTGGTGCTGAGCGAGTTCCTGCCGTGGGTGCTGACCCCGCTGCTGATGCTCGGCGGCACCTACCTGTGCTTCGAGGGCGCCGAGAAGATCTGGCACGTCCTGCACCCGCACGAGGAGAAGAAGGAGGAGCCCAGCAGCGCGCAGGGCCCCGAGGCCGAGAAGCAGGTCGTCTCCGGTGCGATCCGCACCGACTTCATCCTCTCCACCGAGATCATGGTCATCTCCCTCAACGAGGTGGCCGACGAGTCGCTCGTCTCGCGAGCGGTGATCCTGGCGATCGTGGCCCTGGGCATCACCGCCCTCGTCTACGGCGTGGTGGCGCTCATCGTGCGCATGGACGACGTGGGCCTGGGGCTCGCGGGTCGTCCGTCGAAGCTCGCCCAGCGCGTGGGCCGGATGCTGGTGGTGGCGATGCCGAAGGTGCTCTCGGCGCTGGCGGTCATCGGCATCGCCGCGATGCTCTGGGTCGGCGGGCACATCATCCTCGTCGGCACCGACGACCTCGGCTGGCACACGATCTACGGCTGGGTGCACGACCTCGAGCACTGGATCGCCGGCGTCATGCCCTTCGCCGACGGCGCCTTCGAGTGGGTGGCCAACACCGCCGCCTCCGCCCTGCTGGGCCTGGCGATCGGCGCCGTCGTGGTGGCCCTCGTCAACCTCGTCAAGCGGCTCGTCGGCGGCCGCGCCAAGCACTGACCGCCTGCACCTGCCGCCAGAAATGGCGATCGGGGAGTTCCGCGGTCATCTGGTGACGGCAGAACTCCCCGATCAGGAGCGTCGGTGACTCAGCGCTCCTCGGTGCCCGCGATGAAGGCCTCGAGGCGCTCGCGGCCCTCGTCGTCGGGACGCTGCTCCGGCGGCGACTTCATCAGGTACGACGACGCCGACAGCAGGGCGCCCGAGACGCCGCGGTCCTTGGCGATCTTCGCCGCGCGGATGGCGTCGATGATGATGCCGGCCGAGTTGGGCGAGTCCCAGACCTCGAGCTTGTACTCCAGGTTGATGGGCGCGTCACCGAACGCGCGGCCCTCGAGGCGCACGTAGGCCCACTTGCGGTCGTCGAGCCACGCCACGTAGTCCGACGGACCGATGTGGACGTTCTTGTCGTCGACCTTGCCGGCCAGCGAGCCGTGCAGGTTCGAGGTGACGGCCTGGGTCTTGGAGACCTTCTTGGACTCCAGGCGATCACGCTCGAGCATGTTCTTGAAGTCCATGTTGCCGCCGACGTTGAGCTGGTACGTGCGGTCCAGGGCGACGCCCCGGTCC
This genomic interval from Aeromicrobium choanae contains the following:
- a CDS encoding TetR/AcrR family transcriptional regulator → MGSMEYRQTDGRMQRSERTRALIVQAHADLLREGVLKPTAALISERAGVSRRTLWSNFRDMENLLGATVDYWFHIDDQLRTVIDPTAPLDERISRFCAERERRLVNIAPAARAAVLGEPVSPALQASRRGHIGRVRSDVENAFATELAKAEDATQLVDAITVATSWNAWSLMFDDHGYPAAHCRQVMERAVRALLAEV
- the ppgK gene encoding polyphosphate--glucose phosphotransferase, whose amino-acid sequence is MALGFGIDIGGTGTKGAPVDLDSGSLVGERFRIPTPKPSTPRAVAEVAAQIVDHFPAAADVPQIGVAIPAVVQRGVARSAANIDPTWIDTDVDALFTEVLGRRVHVVNDADAAGVAENDHGAAREEDGLVCVITLGTGIGSALINAGTLVPNTEFGHLEVAGHPNAEKWCATSAREREDLTWEDWADRLQVYFSHLERILSPDLFVVGGGVSKNSEKFLPLLNLRTPIVPAEHRNNAGIIGAAALGARG
- a CDS encoding DUF808 domain-containing protein, with protein sequence MAGGLVALLDDVAALARLAAASVDDVAAAAGKASAKAAGVVVDDAAVTPRYVHGVDPKRELSIIWRIAKGSLRNKMLFILPGLLVLSEFLPWVLTPLLMLGGTYLCFEGAEKIWHVLHPHEEKKEEPSSAQGPEAEKQVVSGAIRTDFILSTEIMVISLNEVADESLVSRAVILAIVALGITALVYGVVALIVRMDDVGLGLAGRPSKLAQRVGRMLVVAMPKVLSALAVIGIAAMLWVGGHIILVGTDDLGWHTIYGWVHDLEHWIAGVMPFADGAFEWVANTAASALLGLAIGAVVVALVNLVKRLVGGRAKH